A portion of the Opitutus sp. ER46 genome contains these proteins:
- a CDS encoding tetratricopeptide repeat protein: MQRQILVLLGLSVVGWSGCTNPINAHTARRYFEAAQGAEAEGDLPRARMLYSRAAGNTDLGHLDANSRAHAWFEYARLSGYLGEVAEAERTYERVLTLIDAGVPEAESLRAPTLAEYARLLQNNDQPQRASPLYARAVAALERVSAADSDPIGFALFLENYAQCLRSVGDAPEADRIKERANALRNQHPGVKAKFTNDHQYASAARAASERGDWAAARRFWQLANAAAIGGAEDPRFVAVTHYEYGRSLGVTGRFAEAETELKTALARDTESGGEPHWALTELARLNQAQHKYEAAAEYFERNLPILDAARAEQRNPADMAAFLADYAECLRHVGRTAEADQISARATALAATIPAGAAPADRTPYGTQTSAKKSG, encoded by the coding sequence ATGCAACGCCAGATCCTTGTTCTCCTCGGCCTCTCGGTGGTCGGTTGGTCCGGCTGCACCAACCCCATCAACGCCCACACTGCCCGACGGTATTTCGAAGCAGCCCAGGGTGCCGAAGCCGAGGGTGATCTTCCCCGCGCGCGGATGCTGTACTCGCGCGCCGCGGGCAATACCGACCTCGGCCATCTGGACGCGAATTCCAGGGCCCACGCCTGGTTCGAATACGCCCGCCTTTCCGGGTACCTCGGCGAGGTCGCCGAGGCGGAACGCACGTACGAGCGCGTGCTAACCCTGATCGACGCTGGCGTCCCAGAGGCTGAATCGCTGCGCGCCCCGACGCTCGCCGAGTACGCACGCCTCCTGCAAAACAACGACCAGCCGCAGCGCGCGTCGCCCCTCTATGCGCGCGCCGTCGCCGCGCTGGAGCGAGTCTCTGCCGCCGACAGTGATCCCATCGGCTTCGCGCTCTTCCTCGAAAACTACGCCCAATGTCTACGTTCCGTCGGCGACGCACCCGAAGCCGACCGGATCAAGGAGCGGGCAAACGCGCTGCGAAACCAGCATCCCGGCGTGAAAGCCAAGTTCACGAACGATCACCAATACGCCAGCGCGGCACGCGCCGCGTCCGAGCGGGGAGACTGGGCTGCGGCGCGGCGGTTCTGGCAATTGGCCAATGCCGCCGCGATTGGCGGAGCCGAAGATCCCCGTTTTGTTGCCGTCACCCATTACGAGTATGGTCGGAGCCTCGGGGTCACCGGACGCTTCGCGGAGGCCGAAACCGAGCTCAAGACGGCGTTGGCGCGTGACACCGAGTCGGGCGGAGAGCCCCACTGGGCGCTGACAGAACTGGCGCGGCTCAACCAGGCGCAGCACAAGTACGAGGCGGCCGCCGAATACTTCGAACGAAACCTGCCCATCCTCGACGCCGCCCGCGCAGAGCAACGCAACCCCGCCGACATGGCAGCCTTCCTCGCCGATTACGCCGAGTGCCTACGCCACGTCGGGCGGACGGCGGAGGCGGATCAGATTTCGGCGCGCGCAACCGCCCTCGCCGCCACCATCCCCGCCGGCGCCGCCCCCGCCGATCGCACGCCCTACGGAACGCAAACCAGCGCCAAGAAGAGCGGCTAG
- a CDS encoding TonB-dependent receptor plug domain-containing protein, which yields MKSELPDSLLPLRRLSRSKGLLLSVLFLGPLAIGAFAQAAAPAPTAAKRAAGDDDTLMLDVFTVNADRDRGFVAATALAGGRMTSNLADTPVAYSVQTREFIEALNITTLEQAQEWAVSSANYVEEQSGGVALGGTQNTVATVRGIAANATQRNFFPGSYNWDFYNLERFDYTRGPNSILFGKGTISGTANAMTKFARLGRNRTTIAAQFDSYGSTRATADTNHPVTKNSAVRLNLMWDRGDTWRDDEVIKKKGFAPSFTINLTRNTELRVAGEYYEKEESTYTLGPRDRLSGWDGVTTYSALQPLTGSSVDPKFTALGVTRIAGAPTTANPFNNEYWMWGPDNNTLMNFAGTMTTVGYSGANNRAINGRHASSRGAMNIEASPFIDQVMRGLTDEELYGPATAGSTFRLPTRRSTFLPAVPLSKDRYRDIVAYLSHRVGDTLFFELAGDYNKRNNLGNASFYYNNGSLDGFGGVWIDLNKNLPDGTANPNFLEPYMRARMDRRLGENENRSARLAAAYVDTFRWAEVKLNAMVGIEDSEAFSTRENGVLPIDADPRYWGLLANNGRSRLLRFTHYYNKPSLGMPRMEVPLTAINPQTGAKTTYTPVWALATNNTANGGVINQRNTTTFNQAAAHVGFFKKRFIVLGAVRMDETENKQKVGLRAMDYPTGYVANSKAYIYRGKAPSDYDSLTYFPKDATGKITGPAAPAAARPLDANSGVPLAQYANDRFQNDYNPPSVTKNKTTKSIGAIVNLGRGFSLWGNFAQTFNPGGLGLFTIDYKTPAPSSSTGYDYGVRYNLPGGRVSANLQAYESEEKDFDAGNPAGYTNFNTFLNTNAIGDDSPSSRNIRNLGPLPDQWRDKSDRKSHGYEFELTANFTRGWRMNASVGTANAIQQGAFRETRAWVLANLPTLRLIALDAGIVLNNDTASLPTDPNAPRSIDAATGRDAFNGIMTAMNNWVTDSQVQLRLVKYTIKIYTDYRFSEGRLKGLLVGAGWRYRGPMVIGYRGADQLPNPTSPTTAAIDDPDVSAYTAIWERGYGLANVTLGYPWKFRKNQTIVFNLTIDNVFNYDNPIYISTVSRAYGNDFTQYARVQVPGGFTYERPRTYTLSARYEF from the coding sequence ATGAAATCTGAACTGCCTGACTCGCTGCTGCCGCTACGGCGCCTTTCCCGGTCGAAGGGCCTGCTCCTCTCGGTCCTGTTTTTGGGCCCGCTCGCCATTGGTGCGTTCGCGCAGGCGGCCGCCCCGGCGCCCACGGCGGCAAAACGCGCCGCCGGTGACGACGATACCCTGATGCTCGACGTGTTCACGGTGAACGCGGATCGCGATCGAGGTTTTGTCGCGGCGACCGCGCTGGCGGGTGGCCGCATGACCAGCAATCTCGCCGACACGCCGGTGGCGTATTCGGTGCAGACGCGGGAGTTCATCGAGGCGCTCAATATCACCACCTTGGAGCAGGCGCAGGAGTGGGCGGTGAGCAGCGCCAATTATGTGGAGGAACAGTCGGGCGGCGTGGCGCTTGGTGGCACCCAGAACACCGTCGCGACGGTGCGGGGAATCGCGGCGAATGCCACCCAGCGCAACTTCTTTCCCGGAAGCTACAATTGGGACTTCTACAACCTCGAGCGCTTCGATTACACTCGCGGGCCCAACTCGATCCTCTTTGGAAAGGGCACGATCAGCGGAACGGCCAACGCGATGACGAAGTTTGCCCGCCTGGGCCGCAACCGCACCACGATCGCGGCGCAGTTTGACTCGTATGGCAGCACGCGGGCCACTGCCGATACGAACCACCCCGTCACCAAGAACTCGGCGGTCCGGCTCAACCTGATGTGGGACCGGGGCGACACGTGGCGGGATGACGAGGTGATCAAGAAGAAGGGCTTCGCCCCGTCCTTCACCATCAACCTAACGCGGAACACCGAGCTGCGCGTCGCCGGCGAATATTACGAGAAGGAGGAGAGCACGTATACCCTCGGACCCCGCGACCGGCTTTCAGGCTGGGATGGTGTCACAACCTACAGCGCGCTGCAGCCTCTGACGGGTTCATCGGTCGACCCAAAATTCACCGCGCTCGGCGTCACCCGAATCGCTGGAGCCCCCACCACCGCGAACCCGTTCAATAATGAATATTGGATGTGGGGACCCGACAACAACACGCTGATGAACTTTGCCGGTACCATGACGACCGTGGGCTATTCCGGGGCCAACAATCGGGCGATCAACGGACGGCATGCGTCGAGCCGGGGGGCGATGAACATTGAGGCATCACCGTTCATCGACCAAGTGATGCGCGGACTGACCGACGAGGAGCTTTACGGCCCTGCCACCGCCGGGTCGACCTTCAGGCTCCCGACGCGCCGGTCCACGTTTCTGCCGGCGGTGCCACTCAGCAAGGATCGCTACCGCGATATCGTCGCGTACCTGAGTCACCGGGTGGGCGACACGCTGTTTTTCGAGCTGGCGGGCGACTATAACAAACGCAACAACTTGGGCAACGCGTCATTCTATTACAATAATGGCAGCCTCGATGGATTCGGCGGCGTGTGGATCGACCTGAACAAGAACCTGCCGGACGGAACGGCGAATCCAAATTTCCTCGAACCGTACATGCGCGCCCGCATGGACCGCCGGTTGGGCGAGAACGAAAACCGGTCGGCGCGCTTGGCCGCCGCCTATGTCGACACCTTCCGCTGGGCGGAAGTGAAGCTGAATGCGATGGTGGGCATCGAGGACTCCGAAGCCTTTTCCACGCGGGAAAACGGCGTGCTGCCAATCGATGCGGATCCGCGCTACTGGGGGCTGCTGGCGAACAATGGACGGAGCCGGTTGCTCCGCTTCACGCACTACTATAACAAGCCGAGCCTTGGCATGCCGCGCATGGAGGTGCCTTTGACCGCGATCAATCCGCAGACTGGGGCGAAGACAACCTACACCCCGGTATGGGCGCTGGCGACCAACAACACGGCCAATGGTGGCGTGATCAACCAGAGGAACACCACGACGTTCAACCAGGCCGCGGCGCACGTGGGGTTCTTCAAGAAGCGGTTCATCGTGCTCGGGGCCGTGCGGATGGACGAGACCGAGAATAAGCAGAAGGTTGGTCTGCGGGCGATGGACTACCCCACGGGATATGTGGCCAATTCCAAGGCCTATATCTATCGGGGCAAGGCGCCGAGCGACTATGATTCGCTGACCTATTTTCCCAAGGATGCCACCGGCAAGATCACCGGCCCGGCGGCGCCGGCGGCGGCGCGTCCCCTGGATGCCAATTCAGGCGTCCCGCTTGCGCAGTACGCCAACGACCGGTTCCAGAACGATTACAACCCGCCGAGCGTAACGAAGAACAAGACCACCAAGTCGATCGGGGCGATCGTGAATCTCGGACGCGGCTTCTCGCTCTGGGGTAATTTCGCGCAAACCTTCAACCCGGGTGGTCTGGGCCTGTTCACGATCGACTACAAGACGCCGGCCCCCAGCTCGTCGACGGGCTACGATTATGGCGTGCGCTACAATCTGCCGGGCGGCCGGGTGAGTGCCAATTTGCAGGCGTATGAAAGCGAGGAGAAGGACTTCGATGCGGGAAATCCCGCGGGCTACACGAACTTCAACACGTTTCTGAACACCAATGCGATTGGCGATGACAGCCCGAGCAGCCGCAATATCCGGAATCTCGGTCCGCTTCCCGACCAATGGCGCGACAAGTCCGACCGCAAATCGCACGGGTATGAATTTGAGCTGACCGCGAATTTCACCCGCGGCTGGCGGATGAATGCCAGCGTTGGCACCGCGAATGCGATCCAGCAGGGGGCGTTTCGCGAGACGCGGGCCTGGGTGCTCGCGAATCTGCCGACGCTGCGCCTCATCGCGCTCGACGCCGGTATCGTGCTCAACAATGACACGGCTTCGCTGCCGACGGACCCGAATGCGCCAAGGTCGATCGACGCCGCGACCGGACGTGACGCTTTCAACGGGATCATGACGGCCATGAATAATTGGGTCACAGACTCGCAGGTCCAACTGCGCCTCGTAAAATATACCATCAAAATCTATACCGATTATCGCTTTTCCGAAGGTCGCCTGAAGGGGTTGCTGGTGGGGGCCGGCTGGCGTTACCGGGGGCCGATGGTGATCGGCTACCGCGGCGCCGATCAGTTGCCCAATCCAACGTCACCGACCACCGCGGCGATCGATGATCCGGACGTCAGTGCCTATACCGCGATATGGGAACGGGGGTACGGTCTGGCCAACGTCACGCTTGGCTACCCGTGGAAGTTTCGGAAGAACCAGACGATCGTTTTCAATCTGACGATCGACAACGTGTTCAACTACGACAATCCGATCTATATCTCCACGGTGAGCCGCGCCTATGGTAATGACTTTACGCAATATGCCCGCGTACAGGTGCCCGGCGGTTTCACGTACGAGAGGCCCCGAACCTATACGTTGTCCGCGCGGTACGAATTCTGA